A section of the Cololabis saira isolate AMF1-May2022 chromosome 6, fColSai1.1, whole genome shotgun sequence genome encodes:
- the pttg1ipb gene encoding PTTG1 interacting protein b: MFRLSTPSSSRRALICYCVLLVVIINAADAQTPTPSPAPAPCALKSNRSCAECLEDVACLWCIPTKQCLDYPVRNILPPSSVCPLSDARWGVCWVDFQILIITMSVLAGIVIVAVLICCFCCCKCERKGNKKEDAQVARQTRARKSRQKARSTEMQLRHDEIRQKYGMAKDNPYARMDDR; encoded by the exons ATGTTCAGATTATCCACACCGTCCTCCTCTCGTCGGGCCCTTATATGTTACTGTGTTCttcttgttgttattattaatgCAGCAGACGCGCAGACTCCCACTCCCTCTCCGGCTCCGG CTCCTTGTGCCCTGAAATCCAACAGAAGTTGCGCTGAATGTCTGGAGGATGTGGCC TGTTTGTGGTGCATCCCGACCAAACAATGCCTGGACTACCCGGTGAGGAACATCCTGCCCCCCAGCAGTGTCTGCCCCCTGAGTGATGCACGATGGGGGGTTTGTTGGG TCGACTTCCAGATATTGATCATCACGATGTCGGTGCTCGCGGGTATCGTCATCGTTGCAGTTCTCAtttgctgcttctgctgctgcaaGTGTGAAAGGAAAGG GAACAAGAAAGAGGATGCACAGGTGGCGCGACAAACCCGAGCGAGGAAGTCTCGTCAGAAAGCGAG GAGCACAGAGATGCAACTGAGACATGATGAAATCAGACAGAAATATG GTATGGCGAAGGATAATCCATATGCCCGTATGGATGATCGTTAG